The Nitrospinota bacterium genome window below encodes:
- a CDS encoding uracil-DNA glycosylase family protein, with amino-acid sequence MYQSITELRQHIKVCKLCEADLPFPAKPTLSFASTSKILIVGQAPGIKVHETGIPWNDASGDRLREWMNVTREQFYNTTYFSIVPMAFCYPGKGKSGDLPPPPKCADTWMSPILGKLPKRKLTLLIGQYAQGWFLNSQKKATLTETVKSWKSYLPEYFVLPHPSPRNNIWLKKNPWFEKQLVPELEKKVSEFLS; translated from the coding sequence TTGTATCAATCCATTACAGAACTGAGGCAACATATCAAAGTCTGTAAACTTTGCGAGGCAGACCTCCCTTTTCCAGCAAAACCCACATTATCATTTGCTTCAACATCAAAAATACTGATTGTCGGGCAGGCTCCGGGAATAAAAGTTCATGAGACCGGGATTCCCTGGAACGATGCCAGTGGCGACAGATTACGGGAGTGGATGAATGTAACCAGAGAACAATTCTATAACACGACATATTTTTCGATCGTTCCAATGGCATTTTGCTATCCCGGAAAAGGCAAGTCCGGCGATTTGCCTCCGCCCCCGAAATGCGCGGATACATGGATGTCGCCGATATTGGGTAAACTCCCTAAAAGGAAGCTCACCTTGTTGATCGGTCAGTATGCACAAGGTTGGTTTTTAAATTCGCAAAAGAAGGCAACCCTGACAGAAACAGTAAAAAGCTGGAAATCATATCTGCCGGAATATTTTGTTTTACCTCATCCGTCACCAAGAAACAATATCTGGCTCAAAAAAAACCCGTGGTTCGAGAAACAATTGGTGCCTGAATTGGAAAAGAAGGTGAGTGAGTTTTTGTCCTGA
- a CDS encoding thiol peroxidase: MLQKILASIIVVLVFAVSSWGQPAVSLRGKPLTLIGEIAQVGQTLPTIALPGLGLNMIDLQSFKGKVTILSVVPSLDTPTCDKQTHILSEENKGLDQNANLVTISRDLPFAQKRFAKEAKINNILFLSDYRDAEFGKSTGLLIEESRLLTRAIIVLDREGVIRYLEVVPELARLPEMEKAMEFARSL; this comes from the coding sequence ATGCTTCAGAAAATATTAGCAAGTATAATCGTGGTTCTGGTTTTTGCGGTATCAAGTTGGGGACAACCTGCGGTCAGCTTAAGGGGGAAGCCTTTGACTCTAATAGGGGAAATAGCGCAGGTGGGTCAAACACTCCCGACAATCGCCCTCCCTGGCCTTGGTTTGAACATGATTGACCTGCAATCGTTCAAAGGCAAGGTGACTATACTGAGTGTTGTTCCCTCCCTGGATACTCCCACCTGCGATAAACAAACTCATATACTCAGCGAAGAGAACAAAGGGCTTGACCAAAACGCCAACCTGGTAACAATCAGCCGGGATCTGCCATTTGCGCAAAAACGCTTCGCTAAAGAAGCCAAGATCAACAACATCCTTTTTCTTTCAGATTATCGGGATGCTGAGTTTGGCAAATCTACCGGGCTATTGATTGAAGAAAGCCGCCTTTTGACACGAGCTATCATAGTCCTTGACCGTGAAGGGGTCATTCGATATCTGGAGGTGGTTCCAGAACTGGCCCGACTTCCTGAAATGGAAAAAGCCATGGAATTTGCCCGGTCATTATGA
- a CDS encoding peptidase M16, with amino-acid sequence MGFELNKSYSGFILTKKKNIKELKSLGLLFEHEVTKAQLMVLENDDDNKVFSATFRTPPENDTGIAHILEHSVLCGSKNFPVKEPFVELMKGSLQTFLNAMTFPDKTMYPVASRNQKDFFNLMHVYLDAVFYPNITEETFKQEGWHYELNSPEDKIVYKGVVLNEMKGEFSNPESCVDRQMAHLLFPSTAYGFESGGDPKSIPELTYQEFTEFHRKHYHPSNSRLFIYGDGDTQSYLDFLQEKYLQDFEYMDVNTTIAHQRSFRKPKRKLISYPVSTGESLEKKTYVLVGYKLDKAVNHEHCLGFSILSHLLLGSSASPLRNALIASELGSEVIGGGFDDNRADTMFAVGLKGSELELEDKIVGLIDSTLRGLVEKGIEKDMVLSAVNSIDFRLREANFGGFPKGIVYNIQALGSWLYDKDPFSHLKFERVMQKIRNQMHDGYFEGLIKQFLIENHHRIVLVASPKQGLGKKLEARERKILKTVKDELTSSQLDALIAETLKLQELQLTPDSPESLATLPSLEINDVPKEIEKYPLEIKNKSESNVLFHDLFTNNIAYTQIGFCTKSVPREMIPYIPLLGTLVLGMGTRKRSYTEISKLIGMHTGGIRTSHFSSATVEDRQQVLSYIFFNGKALMEKVDNMFDLYDELFGEYSFDDNKRLVEIIRSAKADMADSIVPHGNHYVLVRLQSYQSRLGKFEDLTDGITYYRFLEQLLERVEKNPGGVADEFRQVAERIFNRKNVLFNITSGKKDYKKIEKRINETMDTLSTKEYSNEEWILDDVPLNEGFLTASNVQHVGKGANLYDLGFKYSGQFEVLKALLRTGFLWDKVRVHGGAYGSSNSFDFFTGDYNLVSYRDPNLAETLAVYDEIANFLGNLDLSYDELTKLIIGCVGKMDPPLTPDRKGSASMIDHLTGRTQDLKKQIREELLSTRLEDLKGYASVFEEIRDNGNVCALGNEDKLKKSKSVFGQLVKVFN; translated from the coding sequence CCAAAAAGAAGAATATTAAGGAGCTGAAGTCTCTCGGTCTCCTTTTTGAACACGAGGTTACAAAGGCTCAATTGATGGTCCTTGAAAACGATGACGATAACAAGGTCTTCAGTGCAACGTTCAGGACCCCTCCTGAAAATGATACTGGGATTGCCCATATCCTTGAGCATAGTGTTTTATGCGGTTCTAAAAACTTTCCAGTTAAGGAACCTTTTGTTGAACTCATGAAAGGTAGTTTGCAGACCTTTCTAAATGCGATGACTTTTCCTGATAAGACGATGTATCCTGTCGCCAGCAGGAACCAGAAAGATTTTTTTAATCTCATGCATGTTTATCTTGATGCGGTGTTTTACCCCAATATTACTGAAGAGACTTTCAAGCAGGAAGGCTGGCACTATGAGCTTAACAGCCCGGAAGATAAAATAGTCTATAAAGGGGTTGTGCTTAATGAAATGAAGGGTGAGTTTTCCAACCCTGAAAGTTGCGTGGACCGTCAGATGGCCCACTTGCTGTTCCCATCGACTGCATACGGGTTTGAGTCCGGGGGTGATCCCAAAAGCATTCCTGAGTTGACATATCAGGAATTCACGGAGTTTCACAGAAAACACTATCACCCCTCGAATAGCAGGCTTTTTATTTATGGAGATGGTGATACCCAAAGTTATCTGGACTTTTTGCAGGAAAAATATTTGCAGGACTTTGAGTATATGGATGTCAATACCACCATTGCTCACCAGAGGTCTTTCAGGAAACCCAAAAGAAAACTTATATCCTACCCGGTTTCTACAGGGGAATCCCTGGAGAAAAAAACTTATGTGCTGGTAGGGTATAAGCTGGATAAAGCTGTAAATCACGAACATTGTCTCGGGTTCAGCATTCTGAGCCATCTTTTGCTGGGGTCTTCAGCATCTCCTTTAAGAAATGCCCTTATAGCCTCCGAATTAGGCAGTGAAGTTATAGGCGGAGGTTTCGATGATAATCGTGCCGATACTATGTTTGCCGTTGGGCTAAAAGGCTCAGAGCTGGAGCTTGAGGACAAAATTGTTGGGCTCATAGATTCCACCCTTCGTGGATTGGTGGAAAAGGGGATAGAAAAAGACATGGTTTTGTCAGCCGTCAACTCGATAGACTTCAGATTGCGGGAAGCAAACTTTGGCGGTTTCCCAAAAGGAATTGTTTATAACATCCAGGCGTTAGGCTCATGGCTCTATGATAAAGACCCTTTTAGCCATCTCAAGTTTGAGAGAGTGATGCAAAAGATTAGAAATCAGATGCATGATGGATATTTTGAAGGCTTGATAAAACAGTTCCTGATAGAGAATCACCATCGAATTGTCCTTGTTGCGAGCCCTAAACAAGGATTGGGGAAAAAGTTAGAAGCCAGGGAAAGAAAAATTTTAAAAACTGTCAAAGATGAACTTACTTCGAGTCAGTTAGATGCGTTGATTGCTGAAACTCTAAAACTCCAGGAATTGCAATTGACCCCTGACTCACCTGAGTCTCTTGCAACGCTTCCTTCTCTGGAAATTAATGATGTCCCTAAGGAAATTGAAAAGTATCCTCTGGAAATAAAAAACAAGAGCGAATCAAATGTGTTGTTTCACGACTTGTTCACCAATAATATTGCCTACACTCAAATTGGGTTCTGTACTAAATCGGTACCGCGCGAAATGATTCCTTATATCCCGCTGCTAGGGACTCTTGTGCTTGGAATGGGAACTCGCAAACGTAGTTATACAGAAATTTCAAAATTGATAGGCATGCATACGGGTGGAATCCGCACCTCTCATTTTTCCTCGGCTACAGTTGAAGATCGTCAACAGGTTCTCTCTTATATCTTTTTCAATGGTAAGGCGTTGATGGAAAAAGTGGACAACATGTTTGATCTTTATGACGAATTGTTTGGTGAATATAGTTTTGATGATAACAAGAGATTGGTTGAGATCATTCGTAGCGCAAAAGCCGATATGGCAGACTCGATAGTTCCTCATGGCAATCACTATGTATTAGTCCGGTTGCAGTCTTACCAGTCACGGCTCGGGAAGTTTGAAGACCTTACCGATGGCATCACGTATTACCGGTTTTTGGAGCAATTGCTGGAGCGTGTTGAGAAAAATCCGGGTGGGGTGGCTGACGAATTTCGACAGGTTGCTGAACGAATTTTTAATCGCAAAAACGTCTTGTTTAATATCACGTCAGGGAAAAAGGATTATAAAAAAATTGAAAAAAGAATCAATGAAACGATGGATACTCTTTCAACGAAAGAATACAGCAACGAGGAATGGATTCTGGATGATGTCCCTTTGAATGAGGGGTTTTTAACTGCCAGTAATGTCCAGCATGTCGGCAAAGGGGCCAACCTGTATGATTTGGGGTTTAAATATTCCGGCCAGTTTGAAGTGTTGAAGGCACTCCTTCGTACAGGGTTTTTATGGGACAAGGTTCGGGTTCACGGTGGTGCTTATGGCAGTAGTAATTCTTTTGATTTTTTTACTGGCGATTACAACCTGGTTTCTTATCGAGACCCCAATCTTGCCGAAACTTTAGCTGTTTATGATGAGATAGCAAATTTTCTGGGCAATTTGGACTTGTCTTATGACGAGTTGACTAAATTAATCATAGGATGTGTCGGGAAAATGGATCCTCCTTTGACGCCGGACAGAAAAGGCTCGGCATCCATGATCGACCACCTTACCGGCCGAACCCAAGATTTGAAGAAACAAATCCGCGAAGAATTATTATCTACCCGGCTGGAAGATTTAAAGGGTTACGCATCTGTGTTCGAAGAAATCAGGGATAATGGTAATGTGTGTGCCCTGGGTAATGAAGATAAACTCAAAAAGTCCAAATCAGTATTCGGCCAACTCGTTAAAGTTTTTAACTGA